One genomic window of Choloepus didactylus isolate mChoDid1 chromosome 27, mChoDid1.pri, whole genome shotgun sequence includes the following:
- the PRMT1 gene encoding protein arginine N-methyltransferase 1 isoform X2 has product MAAAEAANCIMENFVATLANGMSLQPPLEEVSCGQAESSEKPNAEDMTSKDYYFDSYAHFGIHEEMLKDEVRTLTYRNSMFHNRHLFKDKVVLDVGSGTGILCMFAAKAGARKVIGIECSSISDYAVKIVKANKLDHVVTIIKGKVEEVELPVEKVDIVISEWMGYCLFYESMLNTVLYARDKWLAPDGLIFPDRATLYVTAIEDRQYKDYKIHWWENVYGFDMSCIKDVAIKEPLVDVVDPKQLVTNACLIKEVDIYTVKVEDLTFTSPFCLQVKRNDYVHALVAYFNIEFTRCHKRTGFSTSPESPYTHWKQTVFYMEDYLTVKTGEEIFGTIGMRPNAKNNRDLDFTIDLDFKGQLCELSCSTDYRMR; this is encoded by the exons ATGGCGGCAGCGGAGGCCGCGAACTGCATCATGGAG AATTTTGTAGCCACCTTGGCTAATGGGATGAGCCTCCAGCCGCCTCTTGAAGAA GTCTCCTGTGGCCAAGCAGAAAGCAGCGAGAAGCCCAACGCTGAGGACATGACGTCCAAAGATTACTACTTCGACTCCTACGCGCACTTCGGCATCCACGAG GAGATGCTGAAGGATGAGGTGCGCACACTCACGTATCGCAACTCCATGTTCCACAATCGGCATCTCTTCAAGGACAAGGTGGTGCTGGACGTGGGCTCAGGCACGGGGATCCTCTGCATGTTCGCAGCCAAGGCTGGGGCCCGCAAGGTCATCGGG ATCGAGTGTTCCAGCATCTCTGACTATGCGGTGAAGATCGTCAAAGCCAACAAGTTAGACCACG TGGTGACCATCATCAAGGGcaaggtggaggaggtggagctgCCGGTAGAGAAGGTGGACATCGTCATCAGCGAGTGGATGGGCTACTGCCTCTTCTACGAGTCAATGCTCAACACTGTGCTCTACGCCCGTGACAAGTGGCTG GCACCTGACGGCCTCATCTTCCCGGACAGAGCCACGCTGTACGTGACGGCCATCGAGGACCGGCAGTACAAagactacaagattcact GGTGGGAGAATGTGTATGGCTTCGACATGTCTTGTATCAAAGATGTGGCCATCAAGGAGCCGCTGGTGGACGTGGTCGACCCCAAGCAGCTGGTCACCAATGCCTGCCTCATCAAG GAGGTGGACATCTACACCGTGAAGGTGGAAGACCTGACCTTCACCTCGCCCTTCTGCCTGCAAGTGAAGCGCAACGACTACGTGCACGCCCTGGTGGCCTACTTCAACATCGAGTTCACCCGCTGCCACAAGAGGACCGGCTTCTCCACCA GCCCCGAGTCCCCGTACACGCACTGGAAGCAGACCGTGTTCTACATGGAGGACTACCTGACCGTGAAGACGGGCGAGGAGATCTTCGGCACCATCGGCATGCGGCCCAATGCCAAGAACAAC CGCGACCTGGACTTCACCATCGACCTGGACTTCAAGGGCCAGCTCTGCGAGCTGTCCTGCTCCACCGACTACCGGATGCGCTGA
- the CPT1C gene encoding LOW QUALITY PROTEIN: carnitine O-palmitoyltransferase 1, brain isoform (The sequence of the model RefSeq protein was modified relative to this genomic sequence to represent the inferred CDS: inserted 1 base in 1 codon): MAEARQAVGFRFSLTSDGAEADLSAPVLQEIYLSGLRSWKRRLSRFSNDFVTGVYPASPLSWLFLYSTIQLAWFLQLDPSLGLMEKIKELLPDWGGQHHGLRVALAAAVFASCLWGALIFTLHVALKLLLSYHGWLLEPHGTMSSPTKTWLALVRIFSGRSPMLFSYQRSLPRQPVPAVQDTVRKYLESVRPVLSDEDFDWTAVLAQEFLRLQASLLQWYLWLKSWWAANYVSDWWEEFVYLRSRNSLMVNSNYYMMDFLYVTPTPLQAARAGNAVHALLLYRHHLNRQEIPPVRGGARRRLGGXRPLPPVPGGNSRARHFPQTLLMGTRPLCSAQYEKIFNTTRIPGVQKDHIRHLQDSRHVAVFHRGRFFRVGTHGQSSLLPPRALEQQFQRILEDPSPACPQEEHLAALTAAPRPMWAQVRKSLQSRAADALEAVEGAAFFVSLDSEPGGLTKDDPAAPLDAYAHALLAGRGHDRWFDKSFTLIVFSNGKLGLSVEHSWADCPVSGHMWEFTLATECFQLGYSADGHCKGHPDPTLPQPQRLHWDLPDKIHLSISLALRGATTLSGDIDCHVFPFSHFGKSFIKRCHLSPDSFIQMALQLAHYRDRGQFCLTYESVMTRLFLEGRTETVRSCTREACNFVRAMEDEKQTDPQCLALLRVAVDKHQSLLKAAMTGQGVDRHLFALYIVSRFLRLQAPFLAQVHSEQWQMATSQIPVQQPHLFDVHSYPDYVASGGGFGPADDHGYGVSYIFMGDDMITFHISSKKSSTKTDSHRLGQRIEDALLDVASLFQTGQGPRCRRPRLGEDPGHRCGSLSSQIGSFRAPTLSTSV, from the exons ATGGCTGAGGCACGCCAGGCCGTGGGCTTCCGGTTCTCGCTGACCTCCGACGGGGCCGAAGCGGATCTCAGTGCCCCAGTGTTGCAGGAGATCTACCTCTCCGGACTGCGCTCTTGGAAACGGCGGCTCTCCCGTTTCTCG AATGACTTTGTCACCGGTGTGTACCCCGCCAGCCCCCTCAGCTGGCTCTTCCTCTACAGCACGATACAGCTCGCCTGGTTTCTTCAGCTGGATCCGTCCCTAGGGCTGATGGAGAAGATCAAAGAGTTGCTGCCAGACTG GGGCGGACAGCACCACGGGCTTCGGGTGGCCCTGGCGGCTGCAGTGTTCGCCTCCTGTCTGTGGGGGGCGCTGATCTTCACACTCCACGTGGCCCTGAAGCTGCTTCTGTCCTACCACGGCTGGCTGCTCGAGCCCCACGGCACCATGTCTTCCCCCACCAAGACCTGGCTG GCCCTGGTCCGTATCTTCTCCGGGCGCTCCCCAATGCTCTTCAGTTACCAGCGCTCCCTGCCGCGCCAGCCGGTGCCCGCCGTGCAGGACACCGTGCGCAAG TACCTGGAGTCCGTCCGGCCCGTCCTGTCCGACGAGGACTTCGACTGGACGGCGGTCCTAGCGCAAGAATTCCTGAGGCTGCAGGCGTCGCTGCTGCAGTGGTATCTGTGGCTCAAGTCCTGGTGGGCGGCCAATTAT gtCAGTGACTGGTGGGAAGAATTTGTGTACCTGCGCTCCCGGAACTCGCTGATGGTGAACAGCAACTACTACATGATG GACTTCCTGTACGTCACGCCCACACCGCTGCAGGCTGCCCGAGCCGGCAACGCTGTGCACGCGCTCCTGCTGTACCGCCACCACCTGAACCGCCAGGAGATCCCACCTGTAAGAGGGGGGGCCCGCCGTAGGCTGGGGG GGAGGCCGTTGCCCCCAGTCCCGGGAGGCAACTCACGAGCCCGCCACTTCCCACAGACTTTGCTGATGGGGACGCGCCCCTTGTGCTCCGCTCAGTATGAGAAGATATTCAACACCACCCGCATTCCGGGGGTGCAGAAAG ACCACATCCGCCACCTCCAGGACAGCCGACACGTGGCCGTCTTCCACCGGGGCCGATTCTTCCGAGTGGGGACCCACGGGCAAAGCAGCCTGCTTCCCCCACGGGCCCTGGAGCAGCAGTTCCAGCGCATCCTGGAGGACCCCTCACCCGCCTGTCCCCAGGAGGAGCACCTGGCCGCCTTGACCGCTGCTCCCAG GCCCATGTGGGCCCAGGTCCGGAAGTCCCTGCAGAGCCGGGCGGCAGATGCCCTGGAGGCCGTCGAAGGGGCGGCCTTCTTCGTGTCGCTGGACTCTGAGCCCGGGGGGCTCACCAAGGACGACCCCGCGGCACCACTGGATGCCTACGCCCATGCCCTGCTGGCTGGCCGGGGCCATGACCG CTGGTTTGACAAATCCTTCACTTTAATCGTGTTCTCCAACGGGAAGTTGGGCCTCAGCGTGGAGCACTCGTGGGCCGACTGCCCCGTCTCAGGACACATGTGGGAG TTCACTCTGGCTACAGAATGCTTTCAGTTGGGCTACTCAGCAGACGGCCATTGCAAGGGACACCCTGACCCcacactgccccagccccagcGGCTGCACTGGGACCTTCCAGACAAG atccatctgtccatctctcTAGCCCTGAGGGGAGCCACGACCTTGTCTGGAGACATCGACTGCCACGTCTTCCCCTTCTCCCACTTTGGCAAGAGCTTCATCAAACGCTGCCACCTCTCTCCAGACAGCTTCATCCAGATGGCCCTGCAGTTGGCCCACTACCGG GACAGGGGTCAATTCTGCCTGACTTACGAGTCGGTCATGACTCGCTTGTTCCTGGAAGGCCGGACGGAGACGGTGCGGTCTTGCACGAGGGAAGCCTGCAACTTTGTGAGAGCCATGGAGGATGAGAAGCAGACA GACCCGCAGTGCCTCGCCCTGCTGCGCGTGGCGGTGGACAAGCACCAGTCTCTGCTGAAGGCTGCCATGACCGGGCAGGGCGTGGACCGCCACCTCTTCGCGCTCTACATCGTGTCCCGCTTCCTCCGCCTGCAGGCGCCCTTCCTGGCCCAG GTTCACTCGGAGCAGTGGCAGATGGCCACCAGCCAGATCCCCGTTCAGCAGCCGCACCTGTTTGACGTCCACAGTTACCCCGACTACGTTGCCTCGGGCGGAGGATTCGGGCCT GCCGATGACCACGGCTATGGTGTTTCTTACATCTTCATGGGGGACGACATGATCACCTTCCACATCTCCAGCAAGAAATCAAGCACCAAAACG GACTCCCATCGGCTGGGGCAGCGCATCGAGGACGCACTGTTGGACGTGGCCTCCCTGTTCCAGACGGGGCAGGGCCCCAGATGCAGGCGCCCACGGTTAGGGGAAGACCCGGGTCACAGATGTGGCTCCCTCTCCAGTCAGATTGGGAGCTTCAGGGCTCCCACGCTGTCCACCAGTGTCTGA
- the BCL2L12 gene encoding bcl-2-like protein 12 isoform X1, with product MAGSEELGLRDDTLRVLAAFLRRGDVSGSTVTAPPRSPAQEQPTDFLSRLRRCLPCPLGQGDVPPDSPRPCSLPLRPCYRSGPGPATPDFYALVAQRLEQLVQEQLRSPPSPELQGPPLTEKEALLRRLVALLEEEAEVINEKLASDPALRRKLTCLSTGSFARLVELFSSRGDGPGPRPRPTRASQPCPGPPPPSPEPLARLALALELSRRVAHLGGTLAGLSVEHVHSFAPWIQAHGGWEGILAISPVDLNLPLD from the exons ATGGCAGGCTCGGAGGAGCTGGGGCTCCGGGATGACACGCTGAGGGTGCTAGCTGCCTTCCTTAGGCGGGGTGATGTGTCTGGGTCCACCGTTACAGCTCCACCCAG GAGTCCTGCCCAGGAGCAGCCAACAGATTTCCTGAGCCGCCTTCGCCGATGCCTTCCCTGCCCCCTAGGGCAAGGAGACGTTCCCCCTGACTCCCCTCGGCCTTGCTCCCTGCCCCTCCGCCCCTGCTACAGATCAGGGCCTG GCCCAGCTACTCCAGACTTCTATGCCCTGGTGGCCCAGCGGCTGGAACAGCTGGtccaagagcagctgagatcCCCACCTAGCCCAG AGTTACAGGGTCCCCCACTCACGGAGAAGGAAGCCCTGCTGCGGAGGCTGGTGGCCTTGCTGGAGGAGGAGGCGGAAGTCATCAATGAGAAG CTGGCCTCGGACCCCGCCTTACGCCGCAAGCTGACCTGCCTCTCCACCGGCTCGTTCGCTCGCCTCGTGGAGCTCTTTTCCAGCCGCGGGGATGGCCccggcccccgcccccgccccacaCGCGCCTCGCAGCCGTGCCCCGGGCCCCCGCCGCCTTCCCCGGAGCCTCTGGCgcgcctggccctggccctggagCTGAGCCGCCGCGTGGCCCACCTGGGGGGCACCCTGGCCGGGCTCAGCGTGGAGCACGTGCACAGCTTCGCGCCGTGGATCCAGGCCCACGGGGGCTGG GAGGGCATCCTGGCCATCTCGCCTGTGGACTTGAACTTACCCCTGGACTGA
- the PRMT1 gene encoding protein arginine N-methyltransferase 1 isoform X1 — protein sequence MGGMGSDTLDPILESFHFLSGSRIWPCSLGIYLPEWRNFVATLANGMSLQPPLEEVSCGQAESSEKPNAEDMTSKDYYFDSYAHFGIHEEMLKDEVRTLTYRNSMFHNRHLFKDKVVLDVGSGTGILCMFAAKAGARKVIGIECSSISDYAVKIVKANKLDHVVTIIKGKVEEVELPVEKVDIVISEWMGYCLFYESMLNTVLYARDKWLAPDGLIFPDRATLYVTAIEDRQYKDYKIHWWENVYGFDMSCIKDVAIKEPLVDVVDPKQLVTNACLIKEVDIYTVKVEDLTFTSPFCLQVKRNDYVHALVAYFNIEFTRCHKRTGFSTSPESPYTHWKQTVFYMEDYLTVKTGEEIFGTIGMRPNAKNNRDLDFTIDLDFKGQLCELSCSTDYRMR from the exons ATGGGAGGGATGGGCTCTGACACCCTGGACCCCATCCTGGAGTCCTTTCATTTCTTAAGTGGGTCTAGAATCTGGCCCTGTTCCCTGGGAATCTACTTGCCTGAGTGGAGG AATTTTGTAGCCACCTTGGCTAATGGGATGAGCCTCCAGCCGCCTCTTGAAGAA GTCTCCTGTGGCCAAGCAGAAAGCAGCGAGAAGCCCAACGCTGAGGACATGACGTCCAAAGATTACTACTTCGACTCCTACGCGCACTTCGGCATCCACGAG GAGATGCTGAAGGATGAGGTGCGCACACTCACGTATCGCAACTCCATGTTCCACAATCGGCATCTCTTCAAGGACAAGGTGGTGCTGGACGTGGGCTCAGGCACGGGGATCCTCTGCATGTTCGCAGCCAAGGCTGGGGCCCGCAAGGTCATCGGG ATCGAGTGTTCCAGCATCTCTGACTATGCGGTGAAGATCGTCAAAGCCAACAAGTTAGACCACG TGGTGACCATCATCAAGGGcaaggtggaggaggtggagctgCCGGTAGAGAAGGTGGACATCGTCATCAGCGAGTGGATGGGCTACTGCCTCTTCTACGAGTCAATGCTCAACACTGTGCTCTACGCCCGTGACAAGTGGCTG GCACCTGACGGCCTCATCTTCCCGGACAGAGCCACGCTGTACGTGACGGCCATCGAGGACCGGCAGTACAAagactacaagattcact GGTGGGAGAATGTGTATGGCTTCGACATGTCTTGTATCAAAGATGTGGCCATCAAGGAGCCGCTGGTGGACGTGGTCGACCCCAAGCAGCTGGTCACCAATGCCTGCCTCATCAAG GAGGTGGACATCTACACCGTGAAGGTGGAAGACCTGACCTTCACCTCGCCCTTCTGCCTGCAAGTGAAGCGCAACGACTACGTGCACGCCCTGGTGGCCTACTTCAACATCGAGTTCACCCGCTGCCACAAGAGGACCGGCTTCTCCACCA GCCCCGAGTCCCCGTACACGCACTGGAAGCAGACCGTGTTCTACATGGAGGACTACCTGACCGTGAAGACGGGCGAGGAGATCTTCGGCACCATCGGCATGCGGCCCAATGCCAAGAACAAC CGCGACCTGGACTTCACCATCGACCTGGACTTCAAGGGCCAGCTCTGCGAGCTGTCCTGCTCCACCGACTACCGGATGCGCTGA
- the LOC119521501 gene encoding ADM5-like → MTSHFPLLLPLLLLPLAACTLRAPDSAGRRLCSLGTCQVHRLPEIMYWLHSASTKEPSGKAGREPHDPHGYGRRRRREATVLLHPQEPGPRPGGWRSAQPAG, encoded by the exons ATGACCTCCCACTTCCCtctgctgctgccgctgctgctgctccctCTCGCCGCCTGCACCCTGCGGGCCCCGGACTCCGCGGGCAG gcGCCTGTGTTCCCTGGGCACTTGCCAGGTGCACCGCCTGCCCGAGATCATGTACTGGCTCCACTCCGCCTCCACCAAGGAGCCCTCGGGGAAGGCCGGCCGCGAGCCCCACGACCCCCACGGCTACGGGCGCCGCCGCCGGCGTGAGGCCACAGTCCTGCTTCACCCCCAGGAGCCCGGCCCGCGGCCTGGGGGCTGGCGCAGTGCCCAGCCTGCTGGATGA
- the PRMT1 gene encoding protein arginine N-methyltransferase 1 isoform X3: MAAAEAANCIMEVSCGQAESSEKPNAEDMTSKDYYFDSYAHFGIHEEMLKDEVRTLTYRNSMFHNRHLFKDKVVLDVGSGTGILCMFAAKAGARKVIGIECSSISDYAVKIVKANKLDHVVTIIKGKVEEVELPVEKVDIVISEWMGYCLFYESMLNTVLYARDKWLAPDGLIFPDRATLYVTAIEDRQYKDYKIHWWENVYGFDMSCIKDVAIKEPLVDVVDPKQLVTNACLIKEVDIYTVKVEDLTFTSPFCLQVKRNDYVHALVAYFNIEFTRCHKRTGFSTSPESPYTHWKQTVFYMEDYLTVKTGEEIFGTIGMRPNAKNNRDLDFTIDLDFKGQLCELSCSTDYRMR, encoded by the exons ATGGCGGCAGCGGAGGCCGCGAACTGCATCATGGAG GTCTCCTGTGGCCAAGCAGAAAGCAGCGAGAAGCCCAACGCTGAGGACATGACGTCCAAAGATTACTACTTCGACTCCTACGCGCACTTCGGCATCCACGAG GAGATGCTGAAGGATGAGGTGCGCACACTCACGTATCGCAACTCCATGTTCCACAATCGGCATCTCTTCAAGGACAAGGTGGTGCTGGACGTGGGCTCAGGCACGGGGATCCTCTGCATGTTCGCAGCCAAGGCTGGGGCCCGCAAGGTCATCGGG ATCGAGTGTTCCAGCATCTCTGACTATGCGGTGAAGATCGTCAAAGCCAACAAGTTAGACCACG TGGTGACCATCATCAAGGGcaaggtggaggaggtggagctgCCGGTAGAGAAGGTGGACATCGTCATCAGCGAGTGGATGGGCTACTGCCTCTTCTACGAGTCAATGCTCAACACTGTGCTCTACGCCCGTGACAAGTGGCTG GCACCTGACGGCCTCATCTTCCCGGACAGAGCCACGCTGTACGTGACGGCCATCGAGGACCGGCAGTACAAagactacaagattcact GGTGGGAGAATGTGTATGGCTTCGACATGTCTTGTATCAAAGATGTGGCCATCAAGGAGCCGCTGGTGGACGTGGTCGACCCCAAGCAGCTGGTCACCAATGCCTGCCTCATCAAG GAGGTGGACATCTACACCGTGAAGGTGGAAGACCTGACCTTCACCTCGCCCTTCTGCCTGCAAGTGAAGCGCAACGACTACGTGCACGCCCTGGTGGCCTACTTCAACATCGAGTTCACCCGCTGCCACAAGAGGACCGGCTTCTCCACCA GCCCCGAGTCCCCGTACACGCACTGGAAGCAGACCGTGTTCTACATGGAGGACTACCTGACCGTGAAGACGGGCGAGGAGATCTTCGGCACCATCGGCATGCGGCCCAATGCCAAGAACAAC CGCGACCTGGACTTCACCATCGACCTGGACTTCAAGGGCCAGCTCTGCGAGCTGTCCTGCTCCACCGACTACCGGATGCGCTGA
- the BCL2L12 gene encoding bcl-2-like protein 12 isoform X2: MAGSEELGLRDDTLRVLAAFLRRGDVSGSTVTAPPRSPAQEQPTDFLSRLRRCLPCPLGQGDVPPDSPRPCSLPLRPCYRSGPGPATPDFYALVAQRLEQLVQEQLRSPPSPELQGPPLTEKEALLRRLVALLEEEAEVINEKEGILAISPVDLNLPLD; this comes from the exons ATGGCAGGCTCGGAGGAGCTGGGGCTCCGGGATGACACGCTGAGGGTGCTAGCTGCCTTCCTTAGGCGGGGTGATGTGTCTGGGTCCACCGTTACAGCTCCACCCAG GAGTCCTGCCCAGGAGCAGCCAACAGATTTCCTGAGCCGCCTTCGCCGATGCCTTCCCTGCCCCCTAGGGCAAGGAGACGTTCCCCCTGACTCCCCTCGGCCTTGCTCCCTGCCCCTCCGCCCCTGCTACAGATCAGGGCCTG GCCCAGCTACTCCAGACTTCTATGCCCTGGTGGCCCAGCGGCTGGAACAGCTGGtccaagagcagctgagatcCCCACCTAGCCCAG AGTTACAGGGTCCCCCACTCACGGAGAAGGAAGCCCTGCTGCGGAGGCTGGTGGCCTTGCTGGAGGAGGAGGCGGAAGTCATCAATGAGAAG GAGGGCATCCTGGCCATCTCGCCTGTGGACTTGAACTTACCCCTGGACTGA
- the PRMT1 gene encoding protein arginine N-methyltransferase 1 isoform X4 — protein MVSCGQAESSEKPNAEDMTSKDYYFDSYAHFGIHEEMLKDEVRTLTYRNSMFHNRHLFKDKVVLDVGSGTGILCMFAAKAGARKVIGIECSSISDYAVKIVKANKLDHVVTIIKGKVEEVELPVEKVDIVISEWMGYCLFYESMLNTVLYARDKWLAPDGLIFPDRATLYVTAIEDRQYKDYKIHWWENVYGFDMSCIKDVAIKEPLVDVVDPKQLVTNACLIKEVDIYTVKVEDLTFTSPFCLQVKRNDYVHALVAYFNIEFTRCHKRTGFSTSPESPYTHWKQTVFYMEDYLTVKTGEEIFGTIGMRPNAKNNRDLDFTIDLDFKGQLCELSCSTDYRMR, from the exons ATG GTCTCCTGTGGCCAAGCAGAAAGCAGCGAGAAGCCCAACGCTGAGGACATGACGTCCAAAGATTACTACTTCGACTCCTACGCGCACTTCGGCATCCACGAG GAGATGCTGAAGGATGAGGTGCGCACACTCACGTATCGCAACTCCATGTTCCACAATCGGCATCTCTTCAAGGACAAGGTGGTGCTGGACGTGGGCTCAGGCACGGGGATCCTCTGCATGTTCGCAGCCAAGGCTGGGGCCCGCAAGGTCATCGGG ATCGAGTGTTCCAGCATCTCTGACTATGCGGTGAAGATCGTCAAAGCCAACAAGTTAGACCACG TGGTGACCATCATCAAGGGcaaggtggaggaggtggagctgCCGGTAGAGAAGGTGGACATCGTCATCAGCGAGTGGATGGGCTACTGCCTCTTCTACGAGTCAATGCTCAACACTGTGCTCTACGCCCGTGACAAGTGGCTG GCACCTGACGGCCTCATCTTCCCGGACAGAGCCACGCTGTACGTGACGGCCATCGAGGACCGGCAGTACAAagactacaagattcact GGTGGGAGAATGTGTATGGCTTCGACATGTCTTGTATCAAAGATGTGGCCATCAAGGAGCCGCTGGTGGACGTGGTCGACCCCAAGCAGCTGGTCACCAATGCCTGCCTCATCAAG GAGGTGGACATCTACACCGTGAAGGTGGAAGACCTGACCTTCACCTCGCCCTTCTGCCTGCAAGTGAAGCGCAACGACTACGTGCACGCCCTGGTGGCCTACTTCAACATCGAGTTCACCCGCTGCCACAAGAGGACCGGCTTCTCCACCA GCCCCGAGTCCCCGTACACGCACTGGAAGCAGACCGTGTTCTACATGGAGGACTACCTGACCGTGAAGACGGGCGAGGAGATCTTCGGCACCATCGGCATGCGGCCCAATGCCAAGAACAAC CGCGACCTGGACTTCACCATCGACCTGGACTTCAAGGGCCAGCTCTGCGAGCTGTCCTGCTCCACCGACTACCGGATGCGCTGA